A DNA window from Planctomycetota bacterium contains the following coding sequences:
- a CDS encoding type II toxin-antitoxin system HicB family antitoxin, with protein MMNAFHHKGYVGIIDTFDDELGIMSGTVLGIRDVLYFEGETVRDAKASFVHVVDGYLEIAKEKGFVAEKPKSGRFNLRVKPTLHRQMESLAAASGKSLNDWIEEHLEADVEEEMGELISA; from the coding sequence ATGATGAACGCGTTCCACCACAAGGGCTATGTCGGCATCATCGATACGTTCGATGACGAACTCGGAATCATGAGCGGAACGGTTCTTGGTATCCGAGACGTTCTTTACTTCGAGGGTGAGACCGTACGCGACGCGAAGGCATCGTTCGTTCACGTTGTCGACGGCTACCTTGAGATTGCGAAGGAGAAGGGCTTCGTCGCTGAGAAGCCAAAGTCCGGCCGCTTCAACCTTCGGGTGAAACCGACTTTGCATCGTCAGATGGAGTCGCTGGCGGCTGCTTCGGGCAAGAGCCTGAACGATTGGATTGAGGAACACCTGGAAGCGGACGTCGAGGAGGAGATGGGCGAACTGATCTCCGCATGA
- a CDS encoding type II toxin-antitoxin system HicA family toxin — protein MFANPVNGNIAWKDVETMLDRLGATRRELSGSAVSFTLDGVRAVFDRPHPRKECGRGLVKRIRTFLLNAGHGPATDDCNASEEQ, from the coding sequence GTGTTCGCCAATCCGGTGAACGGCAACATTGCTTGGAAGGACGTCGAGACGATGCTTGATCGCTTGGGCGCAACTAGGCGGGAATTGAGTGGCTCGGCCGTATCTTTCACCCTCGACGGCGTTCGTGCGGTCTTCGATCGGCCTCATCCACGCAAAGAGTGTGGCCGGGGCCTCGTGAAGCGAATTAGGACTTTTCTCTTAAATGCAGGTCACGGACCGGCAACTGATGATTGCAACGCCAGCGAGGAGCAATGA